The Metabacillus litoralis genome contains a region encoding:
- a CDS encoding 3-hydroxyacyl-CoA dehydrogenase, which translates to MNFKHITVAGGGVLGSQIAYQTAYKGFQVFVYDINDEATQQAKERILKLTQRYQEDLGASKEEVNVAFDRISFSSNLSTAVANADLVIEAIPEVVQIKNDFYKELGKVAPEKTIFATNSSTLLPSMFAEATGRPEKFLALHFANEIWINNTAEIMKHPGTDMNVFQQVIEFAEAIEMVALPLHKEQPGYILNSLLVPLLEAAQMLLVNEVADPETIDKTWMVATGSPKGPFAILDVVGIKTAYNIAQGKAEATGSEQYTKLAKHLKEEYIDKGKLGVETGEGFFKYTK; encoded by the coding sequence ATGAACTTCAAACATATTACAGTTGCTGGTGGTGGAGTTTTAGGAAGTCAAATTGCTTATCAAACAGCATATAAAGGTTTTCAGGTATTTGTTTATGACATTAATGATGAGGCGACTCAACAAGCCAAAGAAAGAATACTAAAATTAACACAACGTTACCAAGAAGATTTAGGAGCATCTAAGGAAGAAGTGAATGTTGCTTTTGACCGAATTTCGTTTAGCTCTAATTTATCTACAGCTGTGGCAAATGCAGATTTAGTTATTGAAGCCATACCTGAAGTTGTGCAAATTAAAAATGACTTTTACAAAGAACTAGGAAAAGTGGCTCCTGAAAAAACAATTTTTGCAACAAATTCTTCCACACTTTTGCCAAGTATGTTTGCTGAAGCAACTGGGCGACCTGAAAAATTCTTGGCTTTACATTTTGCTAATGAGATTTGGATAAACAACACGGCAGAAATTATGAAACATCCAGGCACGGATATGAATGTATTTCAACAAGTGATTGAATTTGCAGAAGCAATTGAAATGGTTGCTTTACCACTACATAAAGAACAACCAGGCTATATACTGAATTCGTTACTAGTGCCATTGTTGGAGGCTGCTCAGATGCTGCTAGTAAATGAAGTGGCAGATCCAGAAACAATTGATAAAACATGGATGGTCGCAACTGGTTCACCAAAAGGACCATTTGCTATTTTAGATGTTGTTGGAATTAAAACGGCATATAATATTGCACAAGGAAAAGCTGAGGCTACTGGCAGTGAGCAATATACAAAGCTCGCTAAACACCTAAAAGAAGAATATATTGATAAAGGTAAACTTGGTGTTGAGACGGGAGAAGGATTTTTTAAATATACAAAATAA
- a CDS encoding HAD family hydrolase yields the protein MEFKPKAIFLDMDGTILNHQNFVSVNTKEIIDKIRKKGIYVFIATGRAVDEIERVVPEGFEVDGVVTSNGMSGYVGEESLFEHSLERKLVEKIIERARDHKIYYELFPYGSSRVTLKQDQEYVEAEISGDKPESVGINEWLSRQQAIKEEIEWAEKVEGEKFSKFYFFAKSKENINKWKDELDEIKKDINFTTSISSHHNVEVMVANVNKATGIQQMLEKFGVTVDETLAIGDSDNDIPMLKLVKYPVAMKNASDHIKELAVEITEYTCDEDGVYHYLKSKFE from the coding sequence ATGGAATTCAAGCCAAAAGCCATTTTCTTAGACATGGATGGGACCATTTTAAACCATCAAAACTTTGTGAGTGTTAATACAAAGGAAATCATTGATAAGATAAGAAAAAAGGGGATTTATGTTTTCATTGCAACAGGAAGAGCTGTTGATGAAATAGAAAGAGTCGTACCGGAAGGATTTGAAGTAGATGGGGTTGTTACATCTAATGGAATGTCAGGATATGTAGGTGAAGAATCTCTTTTTGAACATTCACTTGAGCGTAAATTAGTTGAAAAAATTATAGAAAGAGCAAGAGATCATAAAATATATTATGAGCTTTTTCCGTATGGGTCTTCTCGTGTAACATTAAAGCAAGATCAAGAGTATGTTGAAGCTGAGATTAGTGGGGATAAACCTGAAAGTGTTGGAATTAATGAGTGGCTTTCAAGGCAACAAGCGATTAAAGAAGAAATTGAATGGGCAGAAAAGGTAGAGGGTGAAAAGTTCTCTAAATTTTATTTTTTTGCTAAATCAAAAGAGAATATTAATAAGTGGAAAGATGAGCTTGATGAAATTAAAAAAGACATAAATTTCACTACATCTATTTCATCTCATCATAATGTTGAGGTCATGGTCGCAAATGTAAACAAAGCAACTGGCATTCAACAAATGTTAGAGAAATTTGGTGTGACAGTTGATGAAACTCTTGCAATCGGTGATAGTGACAATGACATACCTATGTTAAAGTTAGTAAAATATCCAGTTGCAATGAAAAATGCATCAGATCACATTAAAGAGCTAGCTGTAGAGATAACTGAATACACTTGTGATGAAGATGGGGTATATCACTATCTAAAATCTAAATTCGAATGA
- a CDS encoding YwbE family protein, with amino-acid sequence MSGTIREHIKPGIKVNVVQKQDQRTGKLTEGVVAKILTNSSSHPHGIKVMLQSGIVGRVKEIID; translated from the coding sequence ATGTCAGGGACAATAAGAGAACATATAAAACCGGGTATAAAAGTGAATGTCGTACAAAAGCAAGATCAGCGTACAGGCAAATTAACTGAAGGAGTTGTTGCGAAAATTTTAACAAACTCTTCATCTCATCCACATGGTATCAAAGTTATGCTTCAAAGTGGAATTGTTGGTCGAGTAAAAGAAATAATTGATTGA
- a CDS encoding DUF2935 domain-containing protein, translating to MNDNLIPVWDEHLFWLEVLQDHAYFVRDHLSVSEVDYVRVSQQYIYLFEELISLLNSIPRKVYYNDEGMISFAKKAWPVVKGYFEFEGNLQSLRIDNKVNLNLSPTYLNGTLAENQEYLRILTFLVQGKKPLPLPLADLMDLWLEDQLGHVLLFEDLLDPIELIATKQAETYINRYQAFIVQNRHLKGYLRFKEPNFARQKEFANDVGKTTIEMSQFIYSMVIRYKENKLLNKSTLRFLEHHFPETCYFIKKLSYYAPSLSEEASKCSLRRPSYS from the coding sequence ATGAATGATAATTTGATACCCGTGTGGGATGAACATTTGTTTTGGTTAGAGGTTCTGCAAGATCATGCTTATTTTGTTAGAGATCATCTCTCTGTGAGTGAAGTTGACTATGTTCGTGTATCTCAGCAGTATATTTATCTTTTTGAAGAACTTATTTCTTTATTAAACTCGATTCCACGAAAAGTTTACTATAATGATGAAGGAATGATTTCTTTTGCTAAAAAAGCATGGCCGGTGGTAAAAGGCTATTTTGAGTTTGAGGGGAACTTACAATCACTTAGAATTGATAATAAAGTGAATTTAAATTTATCTCCGACGTATTTGAATGGTACACTTGCTGAAAATCAGGAATATTTACGTATTTTGACTTTCTTAGTTCAAGGGAAGAAACCCCTACCTCTTCCACTTGCAGATTTAATGGATTTATGGTTGGAAGATCAATTAGGACACGTTCTTCTATTTGAGGACTTACTAGATCCGATAGAATTAATTGCAACTAAGCAGGCGGAAACCTATATTAACAGGTACCAAGCATTTATTGTACAAAATCGGCATTTAAAAGGTTACTTACGATTTAAGGAACCAAATTTTGCACGACAAAAAGAATTTGCCAATGATGTAGGCAAGACCACGATTGAAATGAGTCAGTTTATTTATAGTATGGTGATTAGATATAAGGAAAACAAACTTTTGAATAAATCAACACTTCGCTTTCTTGAACATCATTTCCCAGAAACCTGTTATTTTATTAAAAAGCTAAGCTATTATGCACCTAGTTTAAGTGAAGAAGCTAGTAAATGCTCTCTTAGGAGACCATCTTATTCATAA
- the guaC gene encoding GMP reductase produces MENVFDYEDIQLIPAKCVVNSRSECDTTVSLGGHKFKLPVVPANMQTIIDEKIATYLAENGYFYVMHRFEPEKRQDFIKDMQSRGLIASISVGVKDEEYDFVQQLAEEKLVPEFITIDIAHGHSNAVIKMIKHIKEYLPQSFVIAGNVGTPEAVRELENAGADATKVGIGPGKVCITKIKTGFGTGGWQLAALRWCAKAASKPIIADGGIRTHGDIAKSVRFGATMVMIGSLFAGHEESPGQTIEKDGKLFKEYFGSASEFQKGEKKNVEGKKMYVEHKGALQDTLTEMEQDLQSSISYAGGTSLDAIRHVDYVVVKNSIFNGDKVY; encoded by the coding sequence ATGGAAAATGTATTTGACTATGAAGATATACAACTAATTCCTGCAAAATGTGTGGTTAATAGCCGTTCTGAGTGTGATACGACTGTATCATTAGGGGGACATAAATTTAAATTACCTGTTGTTCCAGCAAATATGCAAACAATTATCGATGAGAAAATTGCCACTTATTTAGCTGAAAATGGATATTTTTATGTGATGCACCGCTTCGAGCCAGAGAAACGTCAAGATTTTATTAAAGATATGCAATCGCGTGGATTAATCGCATCAATTAGTGTTGGAGTGAAAGATGAAGAATATGATTTCGTTCAACAATTAGCTGAAGAAAAGCTTGTACCAGAATTTATTACAATTGATATCGCCCACGGTCATTCTAACGCGGTAATCAAAATGATCAAACATATTAAGGAATATTTACCACAAAGCTTTGTCATTGCTGGTAATGTTGGTACTCCTGAAGCAGTAAGAGAACTAGAGAATGCAGGTGCTGACGCAACTAAAGTTGGGATTGGGCCAGGAAAAGTTTGTATCACAAAAATCAAAACAGGATTTGGAACTGGTGGCTGGCAATTAGCAGCACTTCGCTGGTGTGCAAAAGCAGCAAGTAAACCAATAATTGCTGACGGTGGTATTCGTACACATGGTGACATCGCAAAATCTGTTAGATTCGGTGCGACTATGGTTATGATTGGTTCCCTATTTGCTGGTCATGAAGAATCTCCAGGTCAAACAATAGAAAAAGACGGAAAACTTTTCAAAGAGTATTTTGGTTCAGCTTCTGAATTTCAAAAAGGTGAAAAGAAAAATGTTGAAGGTAAAAAAATGTATGTAGAGCACAAAGGTGCGCTACAGGATACATTAACTGAAATGGAGCAAGACCTTCAATCTTCTATCTCATATGCTGGTGGCACTAGCTTAGACGCTATTCGTCACGTGGATTATGTTGTTGTGAAGAACTCTATTTTTAACGGTGATAAAGTTTATTAA
- a CDS encoding efflux RND transporter periplasmic adaptor subunit, which yields MKKWISIGVVVLILAGGGFWLYKGNKTVTTASAQVMTTTVVKGDIEVQVTGSGSVSSINSNDVTSSYGGEVDEVLVSENDVVEEGTELITFTDGSDPITAPHAGTVTTLDVESGSNVQNGQVVAHITDYETLQTVISVDELDIASIKEGQTAEITASAFPDDTFTGTVTSVSKEGTSENGVSSFEVAVQFDDSKNLLIGMSTEVSITTESKQGVIYVPIEAVKMQGNEKYVTVQNSESATEEDAATTRQVVETGINDDQNIEIVSGLEEGQIIQLAITISAESSSSTEETGGFPGNGAAGIPTGGAGEFPRGTGETGTRPNGMGRGGE from the coding sequence TTGAAAAAGTGGATTTCAATTGGTGTTGTCGTGCTTATTTTAGCAGGTGGGGGCTTTTGGTTGTATAAAGGAAATAAAACAGTAACTACTGCTAGTGCGCAAGTGATGACGACAACAGTAGTAAAAGGTGATATTGAGGTGCAAGTAACTGGTTCTGGTTCTGTTTCCTCTATTAACAGCAACGATGTTACATCTTCTTATGGTGGAGAGGTAGACGAGGTTCTTGTAAGTGAAAACGATGTGGTGGAAGAGGGAACAGAGCTTATTACATTCACAGATGGAAGTGATCCAATTACAGCTCCACATGCTGGAACTGTTACGACCTTGGATGTTGAAAGTGGAAGCAATGTACAAAATGGTCAAGTGGTGGCACACATAACTGATTATGAAACACTTCAAACAGTTATTTCTGTAGATGAGCTTGATATTGCCAGTATTAAAGAAGGACAAACAGCTGAAATAACGGCTAGTGCATTTCCTGATGATACGTTCACAGGAACGGTGACGAGTGTTTCAAAAGAAGGAACCTCTGAGAATGGTGTATCAAGCTTTGAAGTAGCTGTGCAATTTGATGATTCAAAAAATCTATTAATTGGTATGTCAACCGAGGTAAGTATTACAACAGAAAGTAAACAAGGAGTTATATATGTTCCAATTGAAGCAGTGAAAATGCAAGGGAACGAGAAATATGTGACAGTTCAAAATTCTGAATCGGCAACCGAAGAAGATGCGGCAACAACAAGGCAAGTTGTTGAAACAGGAATTAATGATGATCAAAATATTGAAATTGTTTCTGGTTTAGAAGAAGGACAAATTATTCAACTGGCGATTACAATTTCTGCTGAAAGCAGCTCATCAACTGAAGAAACAGGAGGGTTCCCAGGTAATGGTGCAGCCGGAATTCCAACCGGTGGCGCAGGTGAGTTCCCAAGAGGTACAGGTGAGACTGGTACACGTCCTAATGGTATGGGAAGAGGCGGAGAATAA
- a CDS encoding ABC transporter ATP-binding protein yields MGKPVIEIQKMSKSYELGGETVKALREVSLQIDAGDFLSIIGPSGSGKSTFMNMIGCLDKPDSGEYLLDGKVVSSMKDKELAAIRNNKIGFIFQHFNLLNKLSALENVELPLVYRGIGVKERREKAIESLKRVGLGERIHHLPTQLSGGQQQRVAIARALTGDPPVLLADEPTGALDSKTSKELLSMLKELNGRGQTIVIITHDLEVAREASRIVRIQDGQLFENGGDWFEPSRVYQDGIQEYQEQ; encoded by the coding sequence ATGGGAAAACCAGTTATTGAAATACAAAAAATGTCCAAATCCTATGAACTTGGTGGTGAAACAGTTAAGGCTTTGCGAGAGGTGTCCCTTCAAATAGATGCAGGGGACTTCCTTTCAATAATAGGACCGTCTGGCTCAGGAAAATCAACATTTATGAATATGATCGGCTGCTTAGATAAACCAGATTCAGGTGAATATTTACTAGATGGAAAGGTAGTTAGCAGTATGAAGGACAAGGAGCTTGCCGCAATAAGAAATAACAAAATTGGTTTTATTTTTCAACACTTTAATTTGCTAAATAAGCTTTCGGCACTTGAAAATGTAGAACTACCACTCGTATATAGAGGAATAGGCGTTAAGGAACGAAGAGAAAAAGCGATTGAAAGCTTAAAAAGAGTTGGTCTTGGTGAACGAATCCATCACCTACCAACACAGTTATCAGGAGGACAGCAACAAAGAGTTGCGATTGCCAGAGCCTTAACAGGGGATCCTCCTGTTTTGCTGGCGGATGAACCAACTGGAGCACTCGACAGCAAAACAAGTAAAGAGTTGTTAAGCATGTTAAAGGAATTAAATGGACGAGGACAAACAATTGTTATTATTACCCATGATTTAGAAGTTGCGAGAGAAGCAAGCAGGATCGTTCGAATTCAGGATGGACAATTGTTTGAAAATGGAGGTGATTGGTTTGAACCTAGTCGAGTCTATCAAGATGGCATTCAAGAGTATCAAGAACAATAA
- a CDS encoding ABC transporter permease, producing the protein MIGLNLVESIKMAFKSIKNNKIRALLTMLGIIIGVASVITLVGVGQGSSQSVTEDIGSLGTNLLTLSVNDTTSVQLKEDQLTQFEELRGISKVAPVVTGRVSSKNGENSTQVSITGTNSTYLSVRSLTLSQGRFISDMDNELRQKVVVLGSDTASTLFPNQNPVGQSIQVEGVSFKVVGVLESVGTSLGMSGDSVIVAPLSTTQRVVKNTTIGTIYFQAESEDRINLAKFQVQGLMTTLFPNSSDYYSVSTQEDLMKTMSSVSNTMSLMLGGIASISLLVGGIGIMNIMLVSVSERTKEIGIRKAIGANRQSILLQFLIEAIVLSTLGGLIGVFLGLGVSKLMELFSSITISYSLSVTSLAFLFSLLIGVVFGVFPANKASKLNPIQALRQE; encoded by the coding sequence GTGATTGGTTTGAACCTAGTCGAGTCTATCAAGATGGCATTCAAGAGTATCAAGAACAATAAAATAAGAGCACTTTTAACAATGCTTGGTATTATTATCGGAGTTGCCTCGGTTATTACACTAGTCGGCGTAGGTCAGGGCTCCTCACAATCGGTAACGGAAGATATTGGTAGCTTAGGAACAAACCTTCTTACCTTGAGTGTTAATGATACAACATCAGTACAGCTGAAGGAAGACCAACTTACACAATTTGAAGAATTAAGGGGGATTTCAAAAGTAGCCCCTGTTGTAACTGGTAGAGTCAGTAGCAAGAATGGAGAAAATTCTACTCAAGTTTCGATTACAGGTACCAATTCTACTTATTTATCTGTTAGAAGCTTAACGCTCAGTCAAGGTCGATTTATCTCAGATATGGACAATGAATTGCGACAAAAAGTAGTTGTACTTGGTTCAGATACTGCTAGCACTCTTTTTCCAAATCAAAACCCAGTAGGGCAGAGTATACAGGTTGAAGGAGTATCATTCAAAGTAGTTGGGGTTCTTGAATCTGTCGGAACTTCGCTTGGAATGAGTGGGGATAGTGTGATTGTTGCTCCTCTTTCAACAACTCAGAGAGTAGTAAAGAATACAACAATAGGTACAATTTATTTTCAAGCTGAAAGTGAAGATCGTATTAATCTTGCCAAATTTCAAGTACAAGGCTTAATGACTACACTTTTCCCTAATTCAAGTGACTACTATTCTGTATCAACACAGGAAGATTTAATGAAGACGATGAGCTCCGTTTCAAATACAATGTCACTTATGCTTGGAGGAATTGCTAGTATTTCCTTGCTTGTCGGGGGAATTGGAATTATGAACATTATGTTAGTTTCTGTTTCTGAAAGAACCAAGGAAATCGGTATCCGGAAAGCTATTGGTGCAAATCGTCAATCGATCTTACTGCAGTTTTTAATTGAAGCCATCGTCCTTAGTACCCTTGGTGGTTTAATCGGTGTTTTTTTAGGATTAGGTGTTTCAAAGCTGATGGAGTTATTTTCAAGCATCACCATCTCATACTCTCTGTCAGTTACATCACTTGCGTTTTTGTTTTCTTTATTAATCGGAGTTGTATTTGGAGTCTTTCCAGCAAATAAAGCGTCAAAACTAAATCCAATTCAAGCATTGCGTCAGGAATAA
- a CDS encoding cadherin-like beta sandwich domain-containing protein: MQVKKGMNVIVMGSMITFTTLSSFPIEQVKAEENVTIANSTRLSALEIAEFELDQTFSSNIGEYTATVSNEMKTMNILLNTETEGAVIAINGEEVDSNKQLAYSLETGKNMFAISVTKDSEVSTYSLIVVREQNENSSLSNLTLSEGKVNFSSTVKHYSVDVGNAVRSLIVTPTTAVDTSTVHVNGTKVDPNKGVSINLPVGETKVSIVVTAEDGSQTTYFVAITRIEDTNNDTVTTENTSSSTSKKQQTESNAVPTSGTNSSRSSSDLANMTGSTITGSTSASSKGDSTLEETSTTANLAALNTTSGTWNKSFDPDTYTYHIAVAADVSSVTISPTAEYSGAEIEIEGGTSTTISLPDQATTAISIKVSNDTDRKTYVLVFDKDVEEDTTSDTITATETTSEVELSEAPTGLESPSNNGSDRANKEMAVTNQTTSESSNSFWNWIKSFFTF, from the coding sequence ATGCAAGTAAAAAAAGGAATGAATGTAATAGTAATGGGATCAATGATCACCTTCACAACACTTTCTTCTTTTCCTATAGAACAAGTGAAAGCCGAAGAAAATGTAACAATAGCAAACTCTACCAGACTATCTGCTCTAGAAATCGCTGAATTCGAGTTAGATCAAACCTTTTCTAGCAATATAGGTGAATACACCGCAACGGTTTCAAATGAAATGAAAACCATGAATATTCTATTAAACACCGAAACAGAAGGTGCGGTAATCGCGATAAACGGAGAGGAAGTCGATAGTAACAAGCAACTAGCTTATTCTCTTGAAACAGGTAAAAATATGTTTGCAATTTCTGTAACGAAAGACAGCGAAGTATCAACCTACAGTTTAATAGTTGTGCGTGAACAAAATGAAAATAGCAGTTTATCTAATCTAACTTTATCTGAAGGAAAAGTAAACTTTTCATCAACTGTTAAACACTACTCTGTTGATGTCGGAAATGCAGTTCGTTCCTTAATTGTTACACCAACTACAGCTGTGGATACATCAACAGTTCATGTGAATGGAACAAAAGTGGACCCTAATAAGGGAGTTTCTATCAATCTCCCAGTAGGTGAAACAAAAGTTTCTATTGTTGTCACAGCAGAAGATGGTAGCCAGACAACTTATTTTGTTGCAATTACGAGAATAGAAGACACGAACAACGATACGGTTACAACAGAAAATACTTCTTCGTCAACATCAAAGAAACAACAAACTGAATCTAATGCCGTTCCGACCTCAGGAACCAATTCTTCACGTTCTTCCTCTGACCTAGCAAATATGACAGGTTCAACAATTACAGGGAGCACAAGTGCTTCGTCAAAAGGGGATAGTACTTTAGAGGAAACATCAACAACTGCAAATTTAGCCGCATTAAACACCACATCAGGTACGTGGAATAAATCGTTTGATCCGGATACTTATACCTATCATATTGCTGTAGCAGCAGATGTTAGCAGTGTGACAATTTCGCCAACTGCAGAATATAGTGGGGCGGAAATTGAAATCGAAGGTGGAACAAGCACGACAATTAGCCTTCCGGACCAAGCAACAACAGCCATTTCCATAAAAGTGAGTAACGATACTGACCGAAAAACATATGTATTGGTGTTTGATAAGGATGTAGAAGAAGATACAACGTCAGATACAATAACTGCAACTGAAACAACTTCAGAAGTTGAGCTATCTGAGGCACCGACTGGTCTTGAGTCACCTTCGAATAACGGAAGTGATCGAGCCAACAAAGAAATGGCAGTAACGAATCAAACAACTTCAGAATCATCGAATTCGTTTTGGAACTGGATTAAATCTTTCTTTACTTTTTAA
- a CDS encoding aminotransferase yhxA has protein sequence MSKTSKLLTGIISASMITAAGCGNNQSLPPVPEDSECGDWEWEADEGVWECDDDYSSHYGHYYYGGKYYSTKSSLKSSSAYKSYQSSSSFKGGGSSSGFGKGSSGGFGG, from the coding sequence TTGAGTAAAACAAGTAAGCTATTAACTGGCATTATTTCAGCTTCGATGATTACGGCAGCAGGTTGTGGGAATAATCAATCATTACCGCCCGTCCCAGAAGATTCAGAATGTGGCGATTGGGAGTGGGAAGCGGATGAAGGCGTTTGGGAATGTGATGACGACTATTCATCACATTACGGCCACTATTATTATGGGGGAAAATATTATTCGACGAAAAGCAGCCTTAAATCGAGCTCTGCTTATAAAAGCTATCAGTCTAGCAGTTCTTTTAAAGGAGGGGGCTCTAGTTCGGGCTTTGGAAAGGGATCTAGTGGAGGATTTGGTGGGTAA
- a CDS encoding glutathionylspermidine synthase family protein: protein MSQPFNLTEHQHNRKRMYQKLDSFWHDLYESEYALYDIALMTSEEIEEIRLATNRIGHIFLKMGNLLRSSPDESLLQLDIPKNMLPFIRHRALPIDTVISRVDLVKTSEGLKVLELNSDTPTFEKEVFDVNSFLCQEFGVDDPNEGLSEQLGSEMRKAIAEALHRSKHNEPPYIVFTSHEEHEEDKFTTIFLKDLANVGANYVPLHKLRIQKGEGLYDDEGNRIDVLYRQTYPLEHLIEDVSEESGDPIGEQLLQLVCSNKLIMLNPISAFLLQSKAVQAAIWGMKELDSPYFTETEKQWIYQYFLPTYLEEDIFIENGMKYVKKPSFGREGDTVSVFQGTEKLFEDKHKTYEKSLPVYQKYVDLPSQQIKTMNGIFEGKVLIGSFLINGKASGIGLRAGKQITDNNAYFLPLGIKKGRE from the coding sequence ATGTCTCAACCATTTAACCTAACAGAACATCAACACAACCGAAAAAGAATGTATCAAAAACTCGATTCCTTCTGGCACGACCTTTATGAAAGTGAATATGCATTATATGATATAGCCCTAATGACTAGTGAAGAAATCGAGGAAATACGCCTAGCCACAAATCGCATTGGCCATATTTTTTTGAAAATGGGGAATTTACTTAGAAGCTCTCCTGATGAATCTTTGCTTCAGCTTGATATTCCAAAGAATATGCTTCCGTTCATCCGACACCGTGCTCTACCAATTGATACTGTCATATCAAGGGTTGATTTAGTTAAAACAAGTGAAGGGTTAAAGGTACTTGAGTTAAATAGCGATACACCCACATTTGAAAAAGAAGTCTTTGATGTGAACAGCTTTTTATGCCAAGAATTTGGAGTTGATGACCCAAATGAGGGGCTATCCGAACAGCTTGGGAGTGAAATGAGAAAAGCGATAGCTGAAGCCCTACATCGCAGCAAACATAATGAACCTCCGTATATTGTTTTTACATCCCATGAAGAACATGAGGAAGATAAGTTCACAACGATCTTTCTAAAAGATCTGGCAAATGTAGGAGCTAATTATGTTCCCTTACATAAATTAAGGATTCAAAAGGGTGAAGGGCTATATGATGATGAAGGAAACAGAATTGATGTATTGTATCGTCAGACCTATCCGTTGGAGCATTTAATTGAAGATGTGAGTGAAGAGTCCGGAGATCCGATTGGTGAGCAATTACTCCAACTTGTTTGTTCCAATAAGTTGATTATGTTAAACCCAATTTCAGCATTTCTCCTTCAATCAAAAGCTGTTCAGGCAGCAATTTGGGGGATGAAGGAGCTTGATTCGCCTTATTTTACGGAAACAGAAAAACAATGGATTTATCAATATTTTTTACCAACATACCTTGAGGAAGATATTTTTATTGAAAATGGAATGAAGTATGTGAAAAAACCTAGTTTTGGTAGAGAAGGAGATACAGTTTCTGTGTTTCAAGGGACTGAAAAACTATTTGAGGACAAACATAAAACGTATGAGAAATCTCTACCAGTTTATCAAAAATATGTGGACCTTCCCTCTCAACAGATCAAAACGATGAATGGTATTTTTGAAGGAAAAGTATTAATAGGAAGTTTCCTTATTAACGGAAAAGCAAGTGGAATAGGACTAAGAGCAGGCAAGCAAATTACAGACAATAATGCCTACTTTTTACCTTTAGGAATAAAAAAAGGAAGGGAATGA
- a CDS encoding DUF350 domain-containing protein gives MTFLDLFLSTVSYIGLAIVLLIIGIILFEITTKNKEFELIKNGNKAAVYAFGGRILGLAIVLYSSISNSVNIFDMVIWGSIAIVMQIIIFYLAELLTPKFNITKAIDDDNQAVGLFLLFLSISIGLIIAASLTY, from the coding sequence ATGACATTTTTAGACTTATTTTTATCAACGGTTTCTTATATTGGATTGGCTATTGTTTTGTTGATCATTGGGATTATTTTGTTTGAAATAACAACAAAGAACAAAGAATTTGAACTAATCAAAAACGGGAATAAAGCAGCTGTTTATGCGTTTGGTGGTAGAATTTTAGGGCTTGCTATTGTTCTTTATTCATCAATCTCTAATTCTGTTAATATCTTTGATATGGTGATTTGGGGAAGCATTGCGATTGTGATGCAGATTATTATTTTCTATTTAGCAGAGCTTTTAACACCAAAGTTTAATATTACAAAAGCAATCGACGATGATAACCAAGCTGTTGGATTATTTTTATTATTTTTGTCGATATCAATCGGACTTATCATTGCTGCATCATTAACATATTAA